From a region of the Odoribacter splanchnicus DSM 20712 genome:
- a CDS encoding acyl-CoA dehydrogenase family protein, producing MANFYTDNEDIKFHLGHPLMEKIVALKERNYTEAQQYDNAPRDFEDAFDNYDKVLEIVGEICGDVVAVNAESVDAEGPQVVDGHVKYAAGTQQNIDVINQAGLNGISLPRKYNGLNFPITPFIMAAEIVARADAGLQNIWGLQDCAETINEFASDEQKAKYLPRVCAGETCAMDLTEPDAGSDLQAVQLKATYNEADGQWYLNGVKRFITNGDGHISLVLARSEAGTNDGRGLSMFIYDRNSNAVTVRRIENKLGIKGSPTCELVFKNAPAELVGERKMGLIKYVMALMNAARLGIGAQSVGIAEAAYREGLKYAQERKQFGKAIIEFPAIYEMLSNMEAKLHGIRSVLYETARFVDMYKTYYHISKERALDKDERNEMKEYQKLADIYTPLQKLFASEYANEITYDALQIHGGSGFMKDYPIQRYVRDARITNIYEGTSQLQVVAAIRGVTTGQYAKHIREVYEKMEIAPEHEYLRETLKCMTGKLEAATAKVAEAGSTEYTDFHARRLVEMAGYTIIGYLLLQDAQKYDKYVKSAEIFINYGKAKVAAHDEMINSFNPDKLGIYKKN from the coding sequence ATGGCTAATTTTTATACAGATAATGAAGATATAAAATTCCACCTCGGCCACCCGTTGATGGAAAAGATCGTTGCCCTGAAAGAGCGCAATTACACGGAAGCCCAGCAATATGACAACGCACCGCGCGACTTCGAAGATGCTTTCGACAACTATGATAAAGTATTGGAAATTGTCGGAGAAATTTGCGGGGATGTCGTAGCTGTGAATGCCGAATCGGTAGATGCCGAAGGCCCGCAGGTAGTCGACGGTCATGTAAAATATGCCGCCGGTACCCAACAAAACATCGATGTGATCAATCAAGCCGGCTTGAACGGTATTTCTCTCCCGAGAAAATACAACGGTTTGAATTTCCCGATCACCCCGTTTATCATGGCCGCCGAGATCGTTGCCCGGGCCGATGCCGGATTGCAGAACATCTGGGGATTACAGGATTGTGCCGAAACGATCAACGAATTTGCCAGTGACGAACAAAAAGCCAAATACCTGCCCCGCGTATGTGCCGGCGAGACCTGTGCGATGGACCTGACCGAACCGGATGCCGGTTCCGACTTACAGGCCGTACAGCTGAAGGCAACCTATAACGAAGCCGACGGACAATGGTATCTGAATGGTGTAAAACGTTTCATCACCAACGGGGACGGACATATTTCCTTAGTACTGGCCCGTTCGGAAGCCGGAACGAACGACGGACGCGGACTTTCCATGTTCATCTATGACCGCAACAGCAATGCCGTTACCGTACGTCGTATCGAAAATAAATTAGGGATCAAAGGTTCTCCGACCTGTGAGCTGGTATTCAAAAATGCTCCGGCCGAACTGGTAGGCGAACGTAAAATGGGATTGATCAAATACGTGATGGCACTGATGAACGCAGCCCGTCTGGGTATCGGCGCCCAATCGGTCGGTATTGCCGAAGCCGCTTATCGCGAAGGATTGAAATACGCTCAGGAAAGGAAACAGTTCGGTAAGGCCATTATCGAGTTCCCGGCTATTTACGAAATGCTTTCCAATATGGAAGCCAAGTTACATGGTATCCGTTCCGTTCTTTATGAAACAGCCCGTTTTGTAGATATGTACAAGACCTATTACCATATCTCCAAAGAAAGAGCCCTGGACAAAGACGAACGCAACGAGATGAAGGAATATCAGAAATTAGCCGACATCTATACTCCGCTACAGAAGCTTTTCGCCAGTGAATATGCCAATGAAATCACTTACGATGCCTTGCAGATCCACGGTGGATCAGGATTTATGAAAGACTATCCTATCCAGCGTTACGTGCGGGATGCCCGAATCACCAATATTTACGAAGGTACTTCCCAGTTGCAGGTAGTAGCTGCCATCCGTGGCGTCACCACCGGACAATATGCAAAACATATCCGCGAAGTATACGAGAAAATGGAGATCGCTCCGGAACACGAATACCTGCGCGAAACCCTGAAATGCATGACCGGTAAACTCGAAGCCGCAACAGCCAAAGTAGCTGAAGCCGGCAGTACCGAATATACCGACTTCCATGCCCGCCGTCTGGTGGAAATGGCCGGTTATACCATTATCGGTTACCTGTTGCTGCAGGATGCACAGAAATACGATAAGTATGTGAAGTCTGCCGAAATTTTCATCAATTACGGTAAAGCCAAAGTAGCTGCCCACGATGAAATGATCAACAGCTTCAATCCGGACAAACTGGGAATCTATAAAAAAAATTAA
- a CDS encoding S41 family peptidase: MKIICTGFLALVFSGLSAQENPLWMRYPAISPDGKTIAFCYKGDIFLVSSEGGRATQLTTHPAYDSRPVWSPDGKTIAFTSARDEGLNLYTVPVSGGTPTRLTYYSGSEIPVCFTPDGKEILYRSNVMPDAEYGQFPSGGQVYKISVDGGRPEQFLTFDAFDINFNKKGDKIIYHDYKGYEDNWRKHHKSSVCRDIWIHDLKSGEFTNLTNKQVEDRNPVFADNDENIYFLSERFGDFNVCKMSLKNPSDIKQITKHSKHPVRFLSSSEDGLLCYFFNGEIYTLQPGKQPKKLAVDIIADNTESPIAKMNWNRGASEMALSPDGKEFAFIVRGDVYVANAEYGTTKRITNTATQERSVEFSPDGRSLVYAGERNGHWNIYVARIKDKDDKSFAYAKEIEEEQITKGTNACFQPSFSPDGKEIAYLENRTEIKVINLKSKKSRTVLPAKYNYSYQDGDQWYQWSPDGRWILAKYFEHGGWQHNDIALVKADGSGEIHNLTNSGYSDQNPKWMMNGKAIIWSTDRQGMRSHGSWGAQYDIYALFLDPEAWDEFRMNKEELALHKEIKELQKRKEAEEKAKAEKKQEKKGDKADKAGKKGKKEEGDKKDEGEKEGKKAKAEENKLPELKIDFENLEDRMVRLTIHSSRLGDAVLTNDASKLYYLSAFEGGYDLWVRDFKNGSTRMLSKLNKGGGALVMSKDGRNLYLLSGGQISKVDMNSGQLKGMSYNAEFEWKKPEERAYLFDHVWQQVVDKFYDPTIHNIDWAFYKKEYARFLPYINNNYDFAEMLAELLGELNASHTGASYKGGGSSSQTAALGVFYDETFDGDGLKIKEILEKGPLDLTSGKIKPGMIIRKINNQEIKKGQDYFQILEDLSGKRVMLTIYDPSAKKEWEEYVKPTTYGNQNGLLYNRWVKQRQEMVEKLSNGKIGYVHVKSMDSPSFRKVYSEILGKYRNKEAIIVDTRYNGGGWLHEDLLHLLSGKKYAEFVPRGQFIGEDPFTQWNKPSAVLVSESNYSNAHGFPWAYKELGLGKVIGMPVPGTMTAVWWETLMDPSLVFGIPQVGMKDNQGRILENMQLEPDIKVTNDPASAMKGRDLQLEAAVESLMKEIK; encoded by the coding sequence ATCAAAATTATCTGTACAGGGTTTCTAGCCCTTGTTTTTTCCGGGCTGTCAGCTCAGGAAAATCCGCTATGGATGCGTTATCCGGCGATTTCTCCCGACGGAAAAACCATCGCATTCTGTTACAAAGGAGACATCTTTCTGGTAAGCAGTGAAGGTGGTAGAGCTACCCAGCTGACCACCCATCCGGCTTATGACAGCCGGCCTGTTTGGTCACCGGACGGAAAAACCATCGCTTTCACTTCTGCCCGGGACGAAGGATTGAACCTATATACCGTTCCGGTAAGCGGCGGCACCCCTACCCGCCTGACCTATTATTCAGGCAGCGAAATCCCCGTATGTTTCACTCCCGACGGTAAAGAAATCCTCTATCGTTCCAATGTCATGCCCGATGCAGAATACGGCCAGTTCCCCAGTGGAGGGCAGGTGTACAAGATCAGTGTCGATGGAGGACGGCCGGAACAGTTTCTGACGTTCGACGCCTTCGACATCAATTTCAACAAAAAAGGCGATAAAATCATTTATCACGATTATAAAGGATATGAAGACAACTGGCGGAAACACCACAAATCTTCCGTATGCCGGGATATCTGGATTCACGACTTGAAAAGCGGGGAATTTACCAACCTGACGAACAAACAGGTGGAAGACCGCAACCCGGTATTCGCCGATAACGACGAAAACATCTATTTCCTGAGTGAACGTTTCGGGGATTTCAATGTATGCAAAATGTCCCTGAAAAATCCTTCGGACATCAAACAAATCACCAAACACAGCAAACATCCGGTCCGCTTCCTGAGCAGCTCTGAAGACGGCTTGTTGTGTTACTTTTTCAACGGAGAGATCTACACCCTGCAACCCGGAAAACAACCGAAAAAATTAGCGGTTGATATCATCGCCGACAATACCGAATCCCCTATTGCTAAAATGAATTGGAACCGGGGAGCTTCCGAGATGGCTCTGTCACCCGACGGCAAAGAATTCGCTTTCATTGTTCGCGGAGATGTATATGTAGCTAACGCCGAATACGGTACGACGAAAAGAATCACCAATACGGCCACTCAGGAACGTTCAGTCGAATTTTCACCGGACGGCCGTTCTTTGGTATATGCCGGTGAACGGAACGGTCACTGGAATATCTATGTCGCCCGGATCAAAGACAAAGACGATAAATCTTTCGCTTATGCCAAAGAAATCGAAGAAGAGCAGATCACCAAGGGTACTAATGCTTGTTTCCAACCCTCTTTCTCTCCGGATGGTAAAGAAATCGCTTACCTCGAAAACCGGACCGAAATCAAGGTAATCAATCTGAAAAGCAAAAAATCGAGAACGGTACTTCCGGCTAAATACAACTATTCCTATCAAGACGGCGACCAATGGTATCAATGGTCTCCCGACGGTCGGTGGATCCTGGCTAAATATTTCGAACACGGCGGCTGGCAGCATAACGATATCGCTCTTGTAAAAGCCGACGGCAGCGGAGAAATCCACAACCTGACCAACAGTGGATATAGCGATCAGAATCCCAAATGGATGATGAACGGAAAAGCCATCATTTGGTCGACCGACCGTCAAGGTATGCGTAGCCACGGTAGTTGGGGAGCTCAATACGACATCTATGCCTTATTCCTGGATCCGGAAGCCTGGGATGAATTCAGAATGAACAAAGAAGAACTGGCTCTTCATAAAGAAATAAAAGAGTTACAGAAAAGGAAAGAAGCCGAAGAAAAAGCCAAAGCTGAAAAGAAACAGGAAAAGAAAGGTGACAAAGCAGATAAAGCCGGGAAAAAAGGTAAAAAAGAAGAGGGAGATAAAAAAGACGAAGGAGAAAAAGAAGGTAAAAAAGCGAAAGCAGAAGAAAACAAGCTCCCCGAACTCAAAATCGACTTTGAAAACCTGGAAGACCGGATGGTACGCCTGACCATCCATTCTTCCCGTCTGGGCGACGCCGTACTGACCAACGACGCTTCAAAACTATATTACCTGAGCGCTTTTGAAGGCGGTTACGACCTTTGGGTCAGAGACTTTAAAAACGGAAGTACCCGTATGTTATCCAAACTGAACAAAGGAGGCGGTGCTCTCGTTATGAGTAAAGACGGCAGAAACCTGTACCTGCTTTCCGGCGGACAAATCTCTAAAGTGGATATGAATTCCGGCCAGTTGAAAGGTATGAGCTACAATGCCGAGTTCGAATGGAAGAAACCCGAAGAACGGGCTTACCTGTTCGATCACGTCTGGCAGCAAGTAGTAGATAAATTCTACGATCCTACCATTCACAATATCGATTGGGCTTTCTATAAAAAAGAATATGCCCGCTTCCTGCCTTATATCAACAACAATTACGACTTTGCCGAAATGTTGGCCGAATTACTGGGCGAACTGAATGCTTCCCATACCGGTGCCAGCTACAAAGGAGGCGGCAGTTCTTCACAGACGGCAGCCCTGGGTGTTTTTTACGACGAGACATTCGACGGCGATGGCCTGAAGATCAAGGAAATCCTGGAGAAAGGTCCGCTGGATCTAACCAGTGGTAAAATCAAACCCGGTATGATTATCCGGAAAATCAACAATCAGGAAATCAAAAAAGGACAGGATTATTTCCAGATACTGGAAGACCTGAGCGGTAAACGGGTAATGCTGACAATCTACGATCCTTCTGCCAAAAAGGAATGGGAGGAATATGTGAAACCGACCACTTACGGCAACCAAAACGGTTTACTATATAACCGCTGGGTAAAACAACGCCAGGAAATGGTTGAAAAACTATCCAATGGGAAAATCGGTTACGTACATGTGAAGAGCATGGATAGTCCCAGTTTCCGTAAAGTATATTCTGAAATACTGGGCAAATACCGGAACAAAGAAGCGATAATCGTCGACACCCGTTACAACGGCGGAGGCTGGCTACATGAAGACCTGTTACACCTGCTGAGCGGTAAGAAATACGCCGAATTCGTTCCACGTGGCCAATTCATCGGTGAAGATCCGTTCACTCAATGGAACAAACCGTCGGCCGTATTAGTCAGCGAAAGCAACTACAGTAACGCTCACGGATTCCCCTGGGCCTACAAAGAACTGGGACTCGGTAAAGTAATCGGTATGCCTGTACCGGGAACGATGACCGCCGTATGGTGGGAAACTCTGATGGATCCGAGCCTGGTATTCGGTATTCCTCAGGTAGGAATGAAAGACAACCAAGGCCGCATCCTGGAGAATATGCAGCTCGAACCGGACATCAAAGTGACCAACGACCCGGCCAGCGCCATGAAAGGCCGTGATCTGCAACTGGAAGCAGCTGTAGAAAGCCTGATGAAGGAAATAAAATAA
- the asnA gene encoding aspartate--ammonia ligase, with product MKQLFLPEDYTSVLDVWQTEHAIKFIKDTFQLALAAELKLRRITAPIVVPSGKGLNDNLSGTEQPVSFGARVLGGQRAEIVQSLAKWKRYALWRHHIQPGMGIYTDMNALRPDETIDNIHSVYVDQWDWEKVITPEERTPERLQLCVERIYAALKRTEFLLSEQFPVLQPFLPDRIHFIHAEELRKQYPGLSPKEREERIACQFGAVFIRGIGGALGDGTIHDDRSPDYDDWSTEAEDGSVGLNGDIIVWNPVLQSAFEISSMGIRVDRAALEKQLWLKNAGDRKKLYFHSLLLEGKLPQTMGGGIGQSRLCMLLLQKCHIGEVQAGLWPDEVLTECEKAGVFLF from the coding sequence ATGAAGCAATTATTTTTACCGGAAGACTACACTTCGGTCTTGGATGTATGGCAGACAGAGCATGCCATTAAATTTATCAAGGACACCTTTCAATTGGCGCTGGCTGCGGAATTGAAGTTGCGCCGGATTACAGCACCTATTGTCGTTCCTTCGGGGAAGGGCTTGAACGATAACCTGAGCGGTACTGAACAGCCGGTGAGTTTCGGAGCCCGTGTATTAGGAGGACAACGAGCCGAGATCGTACAATCGCTGGCCAAATGGAAACGTTATGCTCTTTGGCGGCATCATATTCAGCCGGGTATGGGAATTTATACCGATATGAACGCTTTACGTCCGGATGAGACGATCGATAATATTCATTCGGTGTATGTCGATCAGTGGGATTGGGAGAAGGTGATTACCCCGGAAGAACGCACGCCGGAGCGGTTACAGCTTTGTGTCGAGAGAATTTATGCGGCCTTGAAACGTACCGAATTTTTATTGAGTGAACAATTCCCGGTATTACAACCCTTTTTACCCGATCGGATTCATTTTATACATGCCGAAGAGTTGAGAAAGCAATATCCCGGTTTGTCCCCCAAGGAAAGGGAAGAACGAATAGCCTGCCAGTTCGGGGCGGTTTTTATCCGGGGGATCGGAGGAGCTTTGGGGGATGGAACGATTCACGACGACCGTTCACCGGATTATGACGACTGGTCCACTGAGGCGGAAGACGGTTCGGTAGGTTTGAACGGAGATATCATTGTATGGAACCCTGTATTACAGTCTGCTTTCGAGATTTCTTCGATGGGGATCCGGGTGGATCGGGCTGCCTTGGAAAAACAATTGTGGCTGAAAAATGCAGGGGACCGGAAAAAATTGTATTTCCACTCTCTTTTGTTGGAAGGGAAATTACCCCAAACAATGGGGGGAGGAATCGGACAATCCCGGCTCTGTATGCTCTTATTGCAGAAATGTCATATCGGAGAGGTACAAGCCGGCTTATGGCCCGATGAGGTATTGACCGAATGCGAAAAAGCCGGGGTGTTTTTGTTTTAA
- a CDS encoding metal ABC transporter solute-binding protein, Zn/Mn family: MITKYFRLFLFFFLIGNLLISCKNKSISTRLVSVSILPQKYLTEQIAGDYLTVNVMIPPGMNPATCDLSTEQLKKLYDSDLCFTIGYLPFEQIHLFPVLENRPDIQIVNHSANLQLIHGSCGHTHAAGDEHDGVDPHIWLSPAHARTMATTVYEVLSEKYPEQKLQFEQNYQALLQKIDSIADRAKQVLDHKKDKIFLIYHPALTYFAADYGMEQISIEDEGKEPNPAHLKKIIDLALEKNIHMIFIQSQFDVNNAESVAKQIGGQIIQIDPLTENWAAEMNRLIDTLDKYLPEK; the protein is encoded by the coding sequence ATGATTACCAAATATTTTCGTTTATTCCTTTTTTTCTTTCTGATCGGGAACCTCCTGATTTCCTGTAAAAATAAATCCATTTCTACCCGGCTGGTGAGCGTCAGTATTCTTCCTCAAAAATACCTGACAGAACAAATCGCCGGTGATTACCTGACGGTGAATGTCATGATACCTCCGGGTATGAATCCGGCTACCTGTGATCTAAGTACGGAACAACTGAAGAAATTATACGATAGCGACCTTTGTTTCACCATCGGTTATTTACCTTTCGAACAAATCCATCTATTTCCTGTTCTCGAAAACCGCCCGGATATCCAAATCGTAAATCACTCCGCCAACCTGCAACTGATTCACGGAAGCTGTGGGCATACGCATGCCGCAGGTGACGAACACGACGGAGTAGATCCTCATATCTGGCTTTCTCCGGCACATGCCCGCACTATGGCTACTACCGTCTATGAAGTACTATCGGAAAAATATCCGGAACAAAAACTACAGTTCGAACAAAATTACCAGGCCCTTCTCCAGAAGATCGACAGCATTGCCGATCGTGCCAAACAAGTACTGGATCATAAAAAAGACAAAATATTTCTGATCTATCATCCGGCTTTGACTTATTTTGCTGCCGATTACGGGATGGAACAAATCTCGATCGAAGACGAAGGGAAAGAACCCAATCCGGCCCATTTGAAAAAAATCATCGATCTGGCCCTGGAAAAAAATATCCATATGATCTTTATCCAAAGTCAATTCGATGTCAATAATGCCGAATCCGTAGCCAAACAAATCGGAGGCCAAATCATTCAGATCGACCCGCTGACCGAAAACTGGGCAGCTGAAATGAACCGATTGATCGATACCCTGGATAAATATTTACCTGAAAAATAA
- a CDS encoding metal ABC transporter ATP-binding protein, giving the protein MTPILELKNVSAGYDHEVILHQVNLKIYEHDFLGIIGPNGGGKTTLLKVILGLLKPYSGEVIYPVSRQNLFGYLPQNSRFDQRFPIDVTEVVLSGLMSEKGLYKSYTRAEKQKAWDLLDQYGMGAYKKAPIGDLSGGQMQRVFLCRAVIASPRILILDEPTTYVDSNFEKEFYTILEELNKSLSIVMVSHDLGTICSYVKTIACVNRELHYHNSNLISAEQLQSYHCPIELITHGKIPHRVLKEHEKGKQ; this is encoded by the coding sequence ATGACCCCCATACTCGAACTCAAAAATGTAAGCGCCGGATATGACCATGAAGTCATTCTCCATCAAGTCAATCTGAAAATTTATGAGCATGACTTTCTTGGCATCATCGGTCCCAACGGGGGCGGGAAAACCACCCTGCTCAAAGTGATACTGGGGTTACTGAAGCCTTATAGCGGAGAGGTCATTTACCCCGTCTCCAGACAAAATCTCTTCGGCTATCTGCCGCAGAACAGCCGTTTCGACCAGCGTTTTCCCATCGATGTCACCGAAGTAGTCCTCTCCGGCCTGATGTCCGAAAAGGGACTTTACAAATCCTATACCCGAGCCGAAAAACAAAAAGCCTGGGATTTACTCGATCAATACGGTATGGGAGCATATAAGAAAGCACCGATCGGCGATTTATCGGGCGGACAGATGCAACGGGTATTCCTTTGCAGGGCGGTCATTGCGTCTCCCCGCATCCTGATCCTCGACGAACCGACGACTTATGTAGACAGTAATTTCGAAAAGGAATTTTACACCATCCTGGAAGAACTCAATAAATCGCTGAGCATAGTCATGGTATCTCACGATCTGGGAACTATCTGTTCCTATGTGAAGACTATCGCTTGTGTCAACCGGGAATTGCATTATCATAATTCTAACCTGATCAGTGCAGAACAGTTGCAATCGTACCACTGTCCCATCGAGTTGATCACTCACGGAAAAATTCCGCACCGGGTGCTGAAGGAACACGAAAAAGGTAAACAGTAG
- a CDS encoding metal ABC transporter permease — protein sequence MLELLKYDFFQNALISTLLIGISCGLVGTYIVAKRMVFISGGITHASFGGLGLSYYLGLSPMLGATAFSILSALGILFLSDSKKLKEDSLIGIFWSAGMAIGILFIYLTPGYAPNLMSYLFGNILTVTREQIILSVVLCLGIILFFARFYRPLFYIAFDKEYSRTHHVHVNRIDIAITLIIALCIVLSLKLAGIILVISYLTIPQAIAGIFYKNFKQQLLASALVSTAGSITGLFLSAFLNIPTGATIVICFLLFFLISWLINKIR from the coding sequence ATGCTGGAACTTTTAAAATATGATTTTTTTCAGAATGCGTTGATCAGTACGTTGTTGATCGGTATCAGCTGTGGATTGGTAGGTACCTACATCGTTGCCAAACGAATGGTATTCATCAGCGGCGGAATCACCCATGCTTCTTTCGGCGGCTTAGGACTCTCATATTACCTCGGATTATCTCCCATGTTAGGTGCTACAGCCTTCTCGATTTTATCTGCCCTGGGAATTCTGTTCCTTTCCGACAGTAAAAAGCTCAAGGAAGATTCCCTGATCGGCATCTTTTGGTCGGCAGGTATGGCAATCGGTATCCTGTTTATTTACCTCACTCCAGGGTATGCCCCCAATCTGATGTCGTATCTCTTCGGGAATATCCTGACCGTTACCCGGGAACAGATTATCCTTTCCGTGGTTCTATGTCTGGGTATCATCCTTTTTTTCGCCCGTTTCTACCGTCCGTTATTCTACATCGCTTTCGATAAAGAATACAGCCGTACTCACCATGTGCATGTCAACCGGATAGACATCGCCATCACACTGATCATCGCCCTTTGTATCGTGCTGTCCCTGAAATTAGCCGGAATCATTCTGGTCATTTCCTATCTGACTATTCCTCAGGCTATCGCCGGCATCTTTTACAAAAACTTCAAACAGCAACTATTGGCTTCCGCCCTGGTCAGTACCGCCGGTTCGATTACCGGACTATTCCTTTCTGCCTTTCTGAATATTCCCACCGGTGCCACCATCGTAATCTGTTTCCTTCTCTTTTTCCTGATCAGCTGGTTGATAAACAAAATCAGATAA
- the lpdA gene encoding dihydrolipoyl dehydrogenase, protein MNYDLIVIGSGPGGYVAAIRGAQLGFNVAVVERAEQGGICLNWGCIPTKSLLKSAQVLEYAQHAEAYGIQIEHAEPDFQAIIARSRGVADKMSKGIQYLFKKNNITVIPGHGKLTADKKVAVTSAAGEQTIYEAKHIILATGARSRVLPAIPQDGKRIIGYREALTLDHRPASLLVVGSGAIGSELAWFYNAMGTKVTLVEFMPTILPVEDEEVSKQVGRSFKKAGIEVLVKSTVESIDTSGELLKINIRNKKDQIETYEAEMVLSAVGIAPNVENIGLEELGIEMERSKIKVDGYYRTNVEGVYAIGDIVHGPALAHVASAEAICCVEKLAGLTPEPIDYGNIPGCTYTSPEVASVGLSEAKAAEAGYELKIGKFPFTASGKASAAGANDGFIKLIFNAKDHTLLGAHLVGANVTEMIAELVLARKKGVTAHDIIKTVHPHPTMSEAVMEAAAAAYDEVIHL, encoded by the coding sequence ATGAATTACGATTTAATCGTCATCGGGAGTGGCCCCGGGGGGTATGTGGCTGCCATTCGTGGTGCTCAATTGGGTTTTAATGTCGCTGTAGTGGAACGTGCCGAACAAGGAGGAATCTGCCTGAACTGGGGATGTATCCCAACCAAATCTTTATTAAAATCGGCTCAGGTACTCGAATATGCACAACATGCAGAGGCCTACGGAATCCAGATCGAACATGCAGAGCCCGATTTTCAGGCAATCATCGCCCGTAGCCGGGGAGTTGCCGACAAAATGAGCAAAGGCATCCAGTATCTTTTCAAAAAAAATAACATTACCGTAATTCCCGGACATGGGAAACTGACGGCAGATAAAAAAGTAGCGGTTACTTCAGCCGCCGGGGAACAAACGATATACGAAGCGAAACATATTATCCTGGCTACCGGTGCACGTTCACGGGTATTGCCGGCCATTCCTCAGGATGGGAAAAGGATTATCGGTTACCGTGAAGCGCTGACCCTCGATCATCGACCGGCTTCACTGCTGGTAGTCGGCTCCGGAGCTATCGGTTCGGAACTGGCCTGGTTCTATAATGCGATGGGGACTAAAGTGACCCTGGTGGAATTTATGCCTACGATCCTGCCTGTCGAAGACGAAGAAGTATCTAAACAGGTGGGACGCTCGTTCAAGAAAGCCGGTATCGAAGTATTGGTAAAATCTACCGTCGAGAGTATCGATACCAGTGGTGAATTATTGAAAATCAATATCCGGAATAAGAAAGATCAAATCGAGACCTACGAAGCTGAAATGGTATTGTCGGCTGTCGGTATCGCTCCCAATGTTGAAAACATCGGGTTGGAAGAACTGGGTATCGAAATGGAAAGAAGTAAAATTAAAGTAGACGGCTACTACCGTACCAATGTCGAAGGCGTGTATGCCATCGGAGATATCGTACACGGTCCGGCTCTGGCCCATGTTGCTTCGGCAGAGGCCATTTGTTGTGTAGAAAAATTAGCCGGCCTGACTCCCGAACCGATCGATTATGGCAACATTCCGGGTTGTACCTATACTTCGCCCGAAGTAGCCTCTGTCGGCCTGAGTGAAGCGAAAGCCGCCGAAGCCGGTTACGAACTGAAAATCGGTAAATTTCCTTTTACCGCTTCAGGGAAAGCTAGTGCAGCCGGAGCTAACGATGGATTTATAAAGCTGATCTTCAATGCCAAGGACCATACACTGCTCGGTGCACATCTGGTCGGTGCCAACGTCACTGAAATGATTGCCGAACTGGTTTTAGCCCGGAAGAAAGGGGTTACCGCACACGATATCATCAAAACCGTTCACCCGCACCCGACGATGAGTGAAGCCGTAATGGAGGCTGCAGCAGCTGCCTATGACGAAGTAATCCATCTGTAA